The following nucleotide sequence is from Solanum dulcamara chromosome 7, daSolDulc1.2, whole genome shotgun sequence.
ATTGACAATTGGATtattatatctctcttcattgtattatattattgttgtttcttTTACTTTGGTTATTTGTACTATTTTTTTCTGTCAGTACTTCTCTTCTTACAAGTATTTCCGCTATAACTATTACCCTTGTATTTGTCAAACCTGTTTTTGAAATTACTTTTCTTGAGacgagggtctatcggaaacaacttCTCTACCTCTCACAAGGTAGGGGTGGTCTGCGTACACCtcaccctccctagaccccacttgtggaatctcactggatatgttgttgttgtagagtGCTTCTCCCCGAATTTCCAACAGAGTGCATTTGATCTGCTATTCATAAACTTACCCACTTAATAACTTGTTACTACTGGAATCTCATGCTTGGAGTTGATTTTAGGAACATGCTGCAGCTTTGGCAGAAGGTAAACCTACGCCAACACCATGCGGCGGTGCTGACATACGGCCTTTGAACATGGACGACTTCAAAAATGCTCATGAGCGGGTGAGTTGACAGAAGTTAATGATATGTCTGTAAGCTCACTGTTTATTTTGCTGCATCTGAATGCTGAGATTTCATGTGGTTTGGTGTTTTTATAGGTTTGTGCAAGTGTGTCATCGGAATCCATAAATATGACTGAGCTTCTTCAGTGGAATGAACTCTATGGAGAGGGGGGCTCTAGAAGGAAGAAGTCCTTGAGTTATTTCATGTAAAAGTTGTTCATATTGTACATTGGTGTCTTAAGGAAGAAGTTCTCAAGTGTGATCTCCTCAGGCCCAGTCAGTTGCCGCGCTTTGTGGATTGCCATGACACCCTGGAAGTTGTACAATGAGTATAGGTGTCTTTAGTTATACATGAGTTTTGAGATGTAATGAGGATGGAGTATCCCTCTAGGAATAGATAGTATCTTCACCTTCATTTTCTTTACCCTCTTTCTCACAACGAGCAGAAAGATGTCGAGGTTCTTATTTTAATACAGCTGCTACTGTTGCTATTCATTGTATGTCAAGTTGGAAGCAAATAATATTCAAGTCTTGTTGTTATAGATGCTGACTTGGTTCTTTGGATATCTAGTTGTTGATGAGTGCTCTTACTTACCGAGTTCTAGCAAAAATTCAATGTAATCCCCCGCCCCGCTATTTATTTCATGGCATCTTTTGGCACTCTCTTCCAATCGTTTTACTTTATATGGTTTtattggtctacaaattgaaatTGTGTGCTTATAGTACCAAGAAGTAATTTTGGTACTATTGCATGAATATTTAGGTATTTGGTTACAGGAATATAAAGTACACTACCACGTGTTATAATTCTAAAGCCAAACACATTGGTCTATTGATTCATCAATCATCAATACATATCATGCATGTATCTATGCCTGAAACGGTCCAATGCTGagcaaaagacaagttggcatgAAACTCTTATCATGTTTGCTTCACTTCAAATGTTCAATAAAAgaccatttaaatatttcaCAGGGATCCGTTTGGTTATTTAGGAAATCCCAAATTAAGCAATTTATGCAATTTGCAGGTCAAGTAATAGGAAAGAAAGGGACTTCTAACCCAACTCGATTACATGTTCAACGACATCTTTTTCTAATACTAACATTCGCATTCGAGCAGGCTTTCTGGACGTTATTGGCACTTCGTGATTCTCCTTTGTTATCTCAGTTTTGAAGTTCTGATTCTCTAATTTTCAgtaaaataagtatattaagAATAATGCTATTCGAGTTGAAGAGTATGAACCTAGGGTGTGTTGGTatagaaaaaaaacatattttcttTGCTAGAATCATTTTCTAGTGTTTGGTTGAAATTGTTGACAGATGGATATACTTAGTTGAACTGGTATTTGGTACTTACTCTGTTTAAAACAAATTTAGAGATAACATGCATTGTAAGATGCTttgtttatataaaaataatagatagGTTTTTCTTCAATATCACATGTTCACCAAACGCTGACAAAAACAGTACccagaagaaaaataaaataaaattgctcTTGGATTGGTCTTTAATTTCATTTAATAACAATTAAACTAATGCCTAGTGAGGCATAAGTCTTTAGAAATTGAAATTGTGTTGAAACATAATTTGTGGAATATTCTGATACggaaatataaatttatattccgcaaaaaaaaattgtaagtgGGGTATAAATTTAAACACCAATACAAAATAGGGgcaaatgaccccaaaatataaaaatgcaAAAGCAGACGAAATTTGGTGTCCAACTTCTTAGTACCCATCATTCACAATGATTGATCACACCTACATCACTTACAACAGTTACCAAAAATATACAATTTAAGAAATACTGTTGAAAATTGTGACAactaaatcaaaaataaaaactaaaaaaattcaaatgcttcaaagtaaaggaaaataCCATTCCTTCTTCTTCACTCAAGAAAATTCTGAGAGGAAATTAAACACATGTCACAACAAATTATTATAAGCCCCCCTTTAGGTAGAAAATAGTGACATAAGAAAAGAACACAATGCCCCCTTCTGAAATTGTTTTCCCTCTGCTTCTTTTCTCACCAAAAACTCGTCTAAAAAAGACCCTTTTACACAAATACTACATAGCTATGAAATTTACAAAAAGAAACATCATCCCACTTCTTGTTTTTGTCTTATCATTTGCTTCCATACTCAGACTTATCAAGATTTCTGTAATTACTTCCTATTCCTCTCCTATTTTCTCTGCCTTGTCTCTAGTTGAACACCGCCACAATCTCCTAATGGAGAAAGAAATCAACTTTCTCTATGATCTTGTATCGCGAAAATCCCCCTGCAATATTCTTGTTTTCGGGCTTGAAACACAATACTCTTCTCAAATCTCAACCATCAATAGGGGTGGAATAACTGTCTTTCTTGAGGACAACCCCGCGAAGATCAAGGCTAATAATTCCACGAGTAATACTAATAGTACTCGAATTCAGAGAGTCGAGTATCAAACAGTTGCTAGAGATGCATATAAGATTTTAAAACATGCTAGACAAAACCAAAAACACTGCTACATATCAGCTAGTGATAGAGCCAAACATGATCTGCATAGTAATTCATCAAGAAAGTGCAAATTGATGTCACTTGTCACAAAAGTTCCTAAGGAAGTGTATAAAGTGAAGTGGGATTTGGTGATTGTAGATGGACCAGATGGAGATAACCAAGAATCACCAGGAAGAATGGCTGCAATTTATATTGCTGGTGTACTAGCAAGAAGCAGCAAGAACAAGAATGGGACTCATGTATTGGTACATGATGTTGATAGAATGATTGAGAAGTGGTTTTCTTGGGAATTCTTATGTGACACTAATTTGGTTTCTTCTAAAGGGAAATTCTGGGATTTTAACATACTAGCAAAACCAAATGCCACTACATTTTGTCCTACATAATTGAACATATAGTGTCTGCTATTGTAGAAGAAATTCTTTTGTTTGCTATTAGATCTAGGCATTCAGCTTATGTTTATTTCATTACCATATATATTTTCCCTTAATTATCTTGAGAACCCATCTTAAGTATCTCTTTGTAAATTAGCTCACTTCTATACATGCTCCATTCATTAATCTTTTAAATCTTAACGTTGAATTTATCCATTTGAATGGAAAATACTGAATAGTATATACATTTCCAAAATGGACAAATGAAGGATCTGGTACAAGAAATGAGGGGTGTCAAATTGGTGCACTGAATTTAGACAAGTCAAAATATACAACAATTTCTCCCTTGTAAAAGTACTACTACAATACACGGCTACTTATTATCCTTCTACTCTAATCCTCGACCTTTTAACCTTCCTATTTAGGGTCATATCATTAGTAAGTTGAAGATGTGTCATGTCTCGTCTAACCATCTCTCCCTAGTTCTTCTttggcctacctctacctctcttAAAACCTGCTACACCAAACTCTAATCCTCTTTATTGATGTCTCCGTGCACTTTCTTTTCACATGCCTGAACCATTTCAATCTTACTTTcctcatcttgtctgccacGGAGGCCACTCCCACCTCATCTTGTATAATTTCGTTTCTAATCCTATCTCTCCTAATATGCCCGCACATCCATTTGAGATCCTCATATCCGCTACATTCATCTTCTGAAGGTGTGCGTTGTTGATAGGCCAACACTCTGTCCTATACAACAGTGTAGGCTAACTATTACCTtataaaacttacctttaagccTTAGTGACTCATTCTTATCACACAGAACCCACGCAAGCCTCCATCTCACCCTCCCCACCGCACCCCAATCCTTGTTAAGAACTGAGCGAGTCATCAATCAGTCCAAATATTACTTGGCTGAACTAAGCAGCCCAAATATTACTTGGCTGAACTAAGTTAATAAATGGGTGGATCTTTTGTAGGTTTGGATTATTATACCTGAAATTCAGCAAGTGTTTCTAAATAATCAGTACGTCAATCTCTATCAGCATTTGGCTATTCTGTACTACTTACTTCCTACACTTCTTTCTTCCATCTCTTTTAGAGGTAATAACTAATTATTACTTCAATTGAGCTACTTATTCAATCAAATCTATTTGTGATAGTCAAGAAACAATGTTAATCTAAAGCCAAACAAGACAAGTGATATGTCAAAGGTAAACCTTTTTTTCTTCGGACAAGTATGACATTAATGATGACAATAGCATACTTGTTACTTCTTTCTTCTATCACTTCTTGTCTACAGCTTGTTAACAACGAAAGATCAACTGCCAATGTTTTCCCAGCAAAAGAGCAAACTTAACCCTACAACAACAATTCAGCATGTATATCTGTGTGCGCGCGCactagaaagagagagagaatgtCTAAACGAACACACTTTTTCAAACCTGATAACCAAGGTTTAAATCAAAGAGACGAGTTTCTTTTCCCATCAACACTAGAGATATCTACAGAAAACAGTGTTAAGACACAACCTGATAACTAACAAGGTACAGAtacaagagatgattttttTCCCATCAACAACTTCACCAACATGTCAGCATCATCAGTATAATCTCAGAGATGAAGCTTAATCAGGAATTAGCAAATCTCAGTGTCGAACTTGAGAGATATGCCCATGCTGAAGAGCTCCTGGCACAACAACTTTGCACCGTATGGCACATTAACTTTCACTATATCTTCAACTGATTCACAGAACCGGCAAAATGGACCCCTTACCTTACCACCTTGCACAGATCTCTGGATTACATTTGCCATGTTCTTGCACTTACCACAGATGTGCATCTGGGAGGAGTCACTCAGTGTGAAGAGGCGTTCATGCAGATTTGCTGCAGCACCATGAGCTATAAGACAGTCGCGCTCCATCTCACCAAACTTAATTCCACCAAAGCGTTTTCTGTCTGCCACAGGTTGGCGAGTAAGGGGATGGACAGGCCCAGTGTTACGGAATTTCACCTTGTCTTCAGCCATATGGATGAGGCGTTGGTAGAATGTTGGGCCCATGAAAATCAGGGAATGAACCATTTCACCAGTCCGGCCGTTGTAAACTCTCTCATTGCCCCATCTCGTGAATCCTCGCCTGCAGGTCATATAGCATTTAATAGTCAATGACAAATCACCAGAATTCACAATTGAATACAACAAAACAAACACAGCTTAACTGGTTGGCACAAGAACATGAAATTATGAAAAACGATACAGCTTTCAGATATCTTACGCATGAAGCTGCTCCATTATGGCATCAACTGATAAAGTGGAGAAGGGAGTGGCATATTTTTGACCACCACCTAGGGCAATGCCCTTCCCCAGAGAGGCTTCTAGCAGCTGACCAGGGGTTTGCCTTGAAGGAAATGCATGGGGATTGATTACAATATCTGGAACAATCCCCTGAACTGTAAAAGGAAAGTTTTCCTGAGATTCCAGAAATCCAAGGACACCCTTTTGTCCATGCATGCTGGAGAACTTGTCTCCAAGACATGGAGAACGAACCTGCACACAATGAGCAAGAATACTGGAATCATTTAAAGGGAATTAGGGTTAGATATATAGTGTCTTCCAGGTACTCTCGAGGAAGGACAGGATGGAAGAGACGTAAAGATGGATATGAGG
It contains:
- the LOC129895554 gene encoding probable methyltransferase At1g27930, producing MPPSEIVFPLLLFSPKTRLKKTLLHKYYIAMKFTKRNIIPLLVFVLSFASILRLIKISVITSYSSPIFSALSLVEHRHNLLMEKEINFLYDLVSRKSPCNILVFGLETQYSSQISTINRGGITVFLEDNPAKIKANNSTSNTNSTRIQRVEYQTVARDAYKILKHARQNQKHCYISASDRAKHDLHSNSSRKCKLMSLVTKVPKEVYKVKWDLVIVDGPDGDNQESPGRMAAIYIAGVLARSSKNKNGTHVLVHDVDRMIEKWFSWEFLCDTNLVSSKGKFWDFNILAKPNATTFCPT